In Vibrio mangrovi, the DNA window TTTGACTTAATGAAATTGACGAAGGCCATCAGATGATGCCGCTCCGCCAGAAACATATCCCGGACAAAGCTTTCGACATCATCATAACCAGCAGTTTGATGGTTAAATCCCATGATCTGATAGCGTCCGTAAGAGGCGGATTTCAGAGCGGCTTCCCGATCAAGTGTAATCGCTTCCTGCAGGCGTTGATACTCTTTTTCTCCCCCGACGTAGAGTGAACGATCCCATTTGGGGGAGGAAATAGCAGGATGTGACTCATCGAACTGATGGTCGCTGTATTTGGAGAACTGATGCGCTTCAAATAATACGCAAGGTGCACCGGAAGGGAAGAAGCCACTGCCGGATGATTCAACATCGGACACCGCTTTAATCGCAGCAACGTCACACGCCAGAGCTTCGCTGGCATCCTGATAATCCTGTTCACTTAACCCTCTGTGCGGCGCTGAGTCCGGAAGGTTCAGATCCGGAACATATTCCGGAGTTGGTTGCAGCGCTTGTCGGAGTGCCTGTTCACTTTTTCCGCCGCAGTCGATCCGGCCATCCGGATGACGGTATCCCAATAGCGTCGTCTGCAACAGCCCAATCGCCTGACAGGTAGGAGATTGATCGTGGGCATCGATAATCTGTCCGTCTTCTTCTAAGGGCGTTGAAAGGCCAATTTTTCCGGCAATCCGATTGAGCGCCTTCTGGATGTTTAATACATCTTCTGGGGTGTTTTCTGCACCGCTGCCAACCGATGCCGTCAGTTCCAGATCTTGCATGTTCCGCTCCTTATATAAGCTGATAAATACAAGACCACAGTAATGAACTGGCACCGGAAATTATCGGGGAAGCAGAGGAATGAATTGGAGGAAATAATGATATTACTGGAAAAAGAATAAGCAGGCTTAAGCCTGCTTATTTTGAGATGAACTCACATAACGAGTGATTTATTCAACTTTGGTAGCGTACCAACCGTACTTTGCCGATGGAGTATTTTGAGGCGTCATATTCTGTAGCTCTCCTGCCATTGTATTTGCTGCTCCACTTTTCAGGAAAATATATCCGACGTAGTTTTGTGGTGTTTCATGCAACGGTGAAATATCTCTGGAGAACATAATCGTATTTCCAGCAACAGATCCGACAATTTTACTATTTGGTTCGTTGGCATTGGTGCTGACCATTGTACCTTCAACAAGTCGGTTGTTTTGTGTGATATCAACGTCGTAGGTAAAACCATTAACATTAAATTTCCATGAGCCGGAAAAATCAGTGGTTGCTGCACTGACCATACTGGAAAAGCCAACGGTTATTCCGAGTAACACTGCACTAATTTTTTTCATCTTTATTCCTTACTTTTTAATTTCATTATGATGATATATAACTTTATTTGAAGATTAAATGTTTGTTTTATATCGTGAATGATAATTGTGACAATTCGGTTGTTTATTAAAAATACCCGGCGGCTTTCTTCAGTTTATCGACCATGACTTTCTGGTTCTGATTATCGGCAAAGGCGATCGTATCTGAGGCGTAAATATGTTCGCTGGTATCCAGCGTCAGAATTCTGGCCAGACCGGTACTTCCCCAGAAGGTATTGACCAGGGTGCGATCGTCATTGGGCATGTGGTTTAATTCCGCAGAGCGATAATGCAGGACTTTGGTTGATGCCGGCGGCAGTTCCGCATTGTCCTGATAATCTTCCATCAGCAGGCGGACATCGACATAGTTATTATCACTGATCTGAATCCGCATCAGTGCGACTGGACGCAGAGAAGTACTGGCACGGCCCGAATTGCTGGCAACAACGTCGAGAGTGAAATAACTGTACTGGTGGTATTTTTCTGCTTTTAATTTAGTTAACTGTGCCTCGATACCACGAATATTATCCCGGAGCTGTTCCAGCCGCTGATTATTCTGTTCGACAACTTCGCTCAGATCATCTCTGACATCGGAAAGCAGGAACTTAAGTGCCGGAAGGTTAAATTGCGGGGTTTGTTTGCCGGTGAATTTTAACTCGGCATAATTTCGGGTGATGGTTAAAACCTGTTGTTCGTAATAGTGGGCTTCTGAGTCATCCATATAATTACTGAGTGCCCACTGTTTCATTTCGCTGACCCGGAACTCACTGAGCAGGTGCTCGTGGTCTTTGGGATCCAGATAAGCATTGATAGTCGCAATGTATTGCTCTAATTTGGCCCGGGTCTCAGCAATATTCTTCAGATCCTGCCGGGCACTGTCATACGCGCTGGTCAGGGTTGAAACGGTAAATTCGGGATAGTCGATTTTATCTCCCCGTTCACCCTGAACATTGTATTCATACCTCAGTTTCTCCGGAATATAAGGTTCAAGCAGTCTGAGTTCGTCAGTATCGAGGGAGACTTTCAGATGGTCCGATTCGATCCGTTGAATTCCGGTTATTTCCAGTGTGACATCCGACGTTTCGACAAAATAAATCTGCCAGATTGGGATCACGGATGCAGACACAATTCCGGCCAGCCCTAACAGAATAGGCCGGCTTTTCGCTTTTAATTTTTCCAGTAACCGTTCCATTGATGTTCTCCGCTTAGCATGTCCATTAATCAAATCGCATTCCTGACGGAAGGGCTTGGCGGAAATCGCTTTTTTGACGGTGACGATGACGGAGAAACGAATGACTACCGTTGGAAATGCAATAACAGAGATCTGGGGGGAAATCCGGTGGTATTCATTGATTTCACCTGAAAGTCCCCGGTTTTTGCCGATAATTTTCCGGCATGGTTGCTGATACTGAGAACATGAGAATTATCGGAACTGAGATGTATGATCAACTTAGAAGAGTTTGTCCATTCGATTCATGTCGCGACGGCTTCGGCCGGAGAAGCTCTGATCCAGAAAAATCTGGATCTGCTGGAACGTTTTTTTGAACCGGCAGATGAAGATGATGAAGACATCGCACATATGGCAGAGATCGGTCGTTCTGATGCACAAGTTGAGGGTAGAACTCCGAAACGCGGAGAAAAGAATCCACCACCGTCGGATAGGACCGCGAAACGGTTTATGAGCGGAGAATCTGGGGGAGATATTCCGATTCTCAAACCGAAAATGGTTGCCATGCAGTATCCGACAGTGACCCGGAATGGGCCGACCGTACAAACCGTCAATGTGCCGTTGATTACGCTGATCCCGTTGTCTCAGGTTGAACTGCGGGAAATGAGTTTTTCAACAGAGCTGGATCTCAGTGTCAGCGGTGATGCGTTGCAGGTCTCTTTCCCGAAACGGACACTCAAAGCCAAAGAGATGGCCGAAGAAGGAGCAAATCAGGGCAATGGCGGCAAAGCAAAACTGGAAGTAAAAATCGCCGCAATGGAGACGCCGGACGGACTGAAATATATCGTTGACGGTTACGAAAGGGCGCTGAGAGCGCAGGTTCCGGGCTAATTTTTCATAGAACAGTTTTTTCCAGAGCCGTTTTTCCCAGAACAGTTTTTCACAGAACAAGCAGTGGCAGGAAAATTCAGTCACTGACAGTCATCGTGGTGCGAACGCCTAAGCATTATGCCTGATGACTGAAAATCAGACTTTCACACACAGATAAGGAGTCATTATGGCAGTCACTTCAGGGCCGGGTTTAGTATCAATGGCGCAACAGTTTAGTGGACTTCCGATGGGTGATTTGATCGGAGGACCTTTGATGGCTGCGGCAGAAGCCAATAATAAAATGGCGATGACTCAGGTTAAATTTATGCTCGATACCTGTTTCAGTAAACAACCTGTACAGGGTGGCAGTAACAGTGATAGCTCACAAAGCTCGGAATATCAGCCGGTAATGGTTGATCTGAAGCTCAAGCGCCCAGTGATTACGACTACTAAAGGTCAGAATGAAGGAGCATCGACAGTGAGTACCGATACTGCTGAATCATCGATCTCGATTCCGTTGCTGACCTTATTACCGCTGAATGCACTGGCGGTGGATGATGTCAGTATTGAGTTCAATATGGAAGTGAAGTCCAGTTTCTCTAATGAACAGAGCCAGCAGGAAAAAGAGAATATGAGTGCTCAGGGCAGCTTCGAAGCGAAGATCGGTTATGGCCCTTTTTCAGCCAGTGTCAGTGGCAGTGTGGCGAAATCTTCTGAGAAAAGCAGCTCTAATACCGAAAAATATGAGAAAAGCAATAAAGCAACCTATGACGTGAAAGTTCACGCTGGTCAACTACCGTTGCCGGAAGGGGTTGGTGTGATTATTCAGGCTTACACGGACAACATCGCTCCGATCATGGTGACTCAGGGAGAAGACGGCACACATTAATTCATCACTCTACCCTGTTTGGCCAGTCTGTAAAGTCAACATACCCCGGGACTGGCCGTTTTTTTTGCTTTGATTCTGAGTGAGAGGAATCCGTATGAGTACGCAATTACCCTGTCCGACCTGCCTTGAGCACGGTAAAAGGAACATGATTTTCATCGAACCTGAGCTGCTGCTTTCCGGGGCTCATTTTTCCTGTCCGGTTTGTCATAGCTCAGTGGCTCTGGCTGTCAGCAGTTATCCGGTTTATCGTCAGGGGCTGGATAAGTACCACCAGTATCAGATGGTGACTGGTGGTCTCAAAACTGAAGGCGAACACCCCAAACTGAACCGCAGGTGAGTCGATGTCTGAAAGAACTGAATCAAACTACGAGCTGGCAGAATGGCTGATGCGGGATGTACTCCGGGCAAAGGCTCGTACGGAAGAAGAAAAATTCTCACCGTTGCAGGATTATTTCCCTGTCGGAGATGATGCCACCATGACGGCAAAACCGGTCGGGATAAAAATGCCGTATCTGACCGATGAAGGAATCCGCTATCAGATTCAGTGGATCCCGCTATACATGTTGTGTCCCTGCCGTTTTTTCAGGATTGAGAAGCTATCGCTGGAACTGGACGCTTATCTTGAACATCAGGATTCGGAACAGGAACCGAAGGTGACGCTGGCAAAAAAATCGCGCTGGTGGTCTGCTAATCATCCGGTCAGGATTTCAGTGCAGTTTTCTGAGGCGGCGGGAGAGTCGGATCTGGAAATTGAACTCCGGAAAAGAGAAATATAAGGGATGGCGCATGCCAATCCCTTATTGCTGAATAACCGCTGGATTATCGGTATCTTTTGAAAATCAGTGAAGTGTTGATACCACCGAAAGCAAAGTTATTACTCATGATGTACTCGACATCTAATGTCCGGCCATTACCCACGATATAATCCAGATTGGCGCAAAGCGGATCCAGATTGTCTAAATTGATCGTCGGGCAAAACCAGCCGGAATTCATCATCTCAATACTCAGCCAGGCTTCGACTGAACCACAGGCACCCAGAGTATGACCGAAATAGCTTTTCAGTGAGCTGATTGGCTTATATCCCAATGCATTCTCTGTTGCATGGCTTTCTGCAATATCTCCCCGATCGGTTGCGGTGCCGTGCGCTGAGATATAGCCGATTTGGTCGGGGGATAAATGGGCATTTTGCAGGGCCATTTCCATACAGATTTGCATGGTTGACATCTGAGGCTGGGTAACATGAGCCGCATCGCAGTTACTGGCAAAACCGACCAGCTCTGCGTAGATGGTGGCACCACGGCGAACGGCGTGCTCATATTCTTCGAGAATCAGTGTTCCGGCACCTTCGCCAATCACCAGACCGTCCCGGTCTCTGTCATACGGGCGTGGTGTCAGATGTGGTGTGTCGTTTTTCAGGCTGGTGGCAAATAAGGTATCAAATACAGCTGATTCAGTCGGGCATAGCTCTTCAGCACCACCGGCGACCATGATTGTCTGATAGCCATGTTTAATCGCTTCATAAGCATAACCGATAGCCTGACTACCGGATGTACAGGCACTACTGGTCGGGATCACTCGCCCTTTGATACCGAAGAACAACCCGACATTGACGGCTGCCGTATGAGGCATCATTTGTACATAGGTTGTTGCTGTAATAGCCCGGGTACTATTTTCGTTGAGCATGACGCCAAAGGCTCCGACGGCATCGGTGCTGCCGGTTGATGAACCGTAAGCAATACCTGTCTGACCATTGGTGAGCATTTCATGACCGATAAGACCAGCCTGCGTTAAGGCATTTTCCGTCGCAACGGTTGCCAACCGGGAAACCCGGCCCATACCACGGACCTGTTTTCGTTTGTAATGCTTCGGTAATTCGAAATCCTCAATCGGGGCTGCAAGTTTGGTGTTTAATCCGTCATACTGCTCGTAAGATGGCATATGCCGGGTTGCATTCCGACCTGCCCGTAATTTGGGTTCGATGCTGGCCCAGTCATTGCCGAACGCAGTGACACCGGACATTCCGGTAATGACGACTCTGCGATTCATGCCAAACCTCCATTCACTGAAATGACCTGACGGGTGATGTATCCTGCTGAATCGGACATCAGATAGCTGACTAAACTGGCAATCTCTTCAGGCTGCCCCAGACGGCGCATGGGGATATGAGGAAGTGTATGTTCTCTCACTTCATCTTCGACAATACCGGTTTCGATGAGTCCCGGAGCAACACAGTTGACAGTAATGTTACGTTTCGCCAGTTCAAGTGCCAGTGATTTGGTCGCACCAATAATACCGGCTTTTGCGGCACTATAGTTTGTCTGTCCCCGGTTCCCCATCAAACCGGATACTGAGGAAAGGGTAACGATCCGTCCACCCTGACGCAGACGTATCATCGGCATGACACAAGGATGTAATACATTATAAAAACTGTCTAAATTGGTGTGGATAACGCCATCCCATTCCTGTTCAGTCATGGCCGGGAAAGCTGTATCCCGGGTAATCCCGGCATTATTGACAACCCCGTAAAAAGCGCCGTGTTGTTCAATATAGGATTCGAGAGTGTGGCGGCATGCTTCCCGGTCACTGATGTCAAACTGAATCAGGCGACCTTCTCCACCGTGTTGTTGGATTTCTGCCAGCGTATCGCGGGCACCCTGTTCATCACTCATATAGTGAACGATCACTGTAAATCCATCTTTTGCCAGAGCAATGGCAATCGCCTGACCGATTCCTTTACTGGCGCCGGTAACGAGTATTTGCCGGGTCATCGTTGACTCCTGAGTTTCATCTGTTGCAGTGTTGCGGTTGAGGGGAGATAAACATTTAACTGACACTGTGCCAGTTGTTCTCCCCGATTTTCTATCTGAGCGGAAAATACAGCCATTCCCATGGCATGATCTTCCATAACTTTCTGGGCATAGATATCCAGCAGTTGCCCTTGAGCGAAAGTGTCACAGCTTGCCTGATAACGGCGGCTTCCCAGTAAAAAACCGATGGATGGTTTTTCTCCGGACTGTAAAGCGCGAAATCCTGACCAGGCTGCAATAGTCTGAGCCATGAATTCGAGTCCGACATAAGCCGGAAGCGTTCCGGATATGGTGTCGAAGAAAGGGTTGTTCTCACCAATAGTGACCTGGCAGTGAACCGACTCATCCTGAATATCGATTGCATGATCGATAAATATCATCGGAGAGTCATGTGGGATCAACTGCTCGATTGCGGGAATATTAGACATACATTT includes these proteins:
- a CDS encoding hotdog family protein, giving the protein MSNIPAIEQLIPHDSPMIFIDHAIDIQDESVHCQVTIGENNPFFDTISGTLPAYVGLEFMAQTIAAWSGFRALQSGEKPSIGFLLGSRRYQASCDTFAQGQLLDIYAQKVMEDHAMGMAVFSAQIENRGEQLAQCQLNVYLPSTATLQQMKLRSQR
- a CDS encoding DUF2589 domain-containing protein, translating into MAVTSGPGLVSMAQQFSGLPMGDLIGGPLMAAAEANNKMAMTQVKFMLDTCFSKQPVQGGSNSDSSQSSEYQPVMVDLKLKRPVITTTKGQNEGASTVSTDTAESSISIPLLTLLPLNALAVDDVSIEFNMEVKSSFSNEQSQQEKENMSAQGSFEAKIGYGPFSASVSGSVAKSSEKSSSNTEKYEKSNKATYDVKVHAGQLPLPEGVGVIIQAYTDNIAPIMVTQGEDGTH
- a CDS encoding N-acetylmuramidase family protein, giving the protein MQDLELTASVGSGAENTPEDVLNIQKALNRIAGKIGLSTPLEEDGQIIDAHDQSPTCQAIGLLQTTLLGYRHPDGRIDCGGKSEQALRQALQPTPEYVPDLNLPDSAPHRGLSEQDYQDASEALACDVAAIKAVSDVESSGSGFFPSGAPCVLFEAHQFSKYSDHQFDESHPAISSPKWDRSLYVGGEKEYQRLQEAITLDREAALKSASYGRYQIMGFNHQTAGYDDVESFVRDMFLAERHHLMAFVNFIKSNPKLLSSIQSLDWATFARYYNGPGYAENHYDERLQQAYERHQG
- a CDS encoding DUF2589 domain-containing protein, which codes for MINLEEFVHSIHVATASAGEALIQKNLDLLERFFEPADEDDEDIAHMAEIGRSDAQVEGRTPKRGEKNPPPSDRTAKRFMSGESGGDIPILKPKMVAMQYPTVTRNGPTVQTVNVPLITLIPLSQVELREMSFSTELDLSVSGDALQVSFPKRTLKAKEMAEEGANQGNGGKAKLEVKIAAMETPDGLKYIVDGYERALRAQVPG
- a CDS encoding beta-ketoacyl-ACP synthase, which produces MNRRVVITGMSGVTAFGNDWASIEPKLRAGRNATRHMPSYEQYDGLNTKLAAPIEDFELPKHYKRKQVRGMGRVSRLATVATENALTQAGLIGHEMLTNGQTGIAYGSSTGSTDAVGAFGVMLNENSTRAITATTYVQMMPHTAAVNVGLFFGIKGRVIPTSSACTSGSQAIGYAYEAIKHGYQTIMVAGGAEELCPTESAVFDTLFATSLKNDTPHLTPRPYDRDRDGLVIGEGAGTLILEEYEHAVRRGATIYAELVGFASNCDAAHVTQPQMSTMQICMEMALQNAHLSPDQIGYISAHGTATDRGDIAESHATENALGYKPISSLKSYFGHTLGACGSVEAWLSIEMMNSGWFCPTINLDNLDPLCANLDYIVGNGRTLDVEYIMSNNFAFGGINTSLIFKRYR
- a CDS encoding 3-ketoacyl-ACP reductase FabG2 — its product is MTRQILVTGASKGIGQAIAIALAKDGFTVIVHYMSDEQGARDTLAEIQQHGGEGRLIQFDISDREACRHTLESYIEQHGAFYGVVNNAGITRDTAFPAMTEQEWDGVIHTNLDSFYNVLHPCVMPMIRLRQGGRIVTLSSVSGLMGNRGQTNYSAAKAGIIGATKSLALELAKRNITVNCVAPGLIETGIVEDEVREHTLPHIPMRRLGQPEEIASLVSYLMSDSAGYITRQVISVNGGLA